In a single window of the Candidatus Zymogenaceae bacterium genome:
- a CDS encoding glycosyltransferase, with product MIKVLIIAYWYPPLNVIGSVRALKLSRYFPEYDITPVVFTTETGTFEKSDFYDPGMEIPNITVYRTKTLDTSQLLKTIIGFFLPGSVGSMKKSAAVGQSRMSRIYHNIFSLPDTQLGWCLLSRRKLLKICRKENIQLIISTAPPFSGHLLASYIRKKTGIPWIADFRDLWSNSNLNYAKSGLFARIDRRLEVSSIRRSDKIVSVTAPYARLLSDLHNRDVTVITNGFDEDDYADTVSKDRRFSIVYTGIMYPKFRDPHLLFIALRELLDAEDLEESAVDISFYGRRLEYVHDLMVQYGLEKCVSLHGYLPSAEIKKKQMAAQVLLMIDWMGDSPESQGVGAKIYEYLGAGSTILCLGKYRGAVAEILEETNTGFFVTTAGEVKEAILSLYRDYRKHGATPYAPDAEAVKKYTYREVAGRFAALIHRMVSDRSSNTQ from the coding sequence ATGATAAAAGTGCTCATCATCGCCTACTGGTATCCTCCGCTCAACGTCATCGGATCGGTCAGGGCGCTGAAGCTTTCACGGTATTTCCCGGAATACGATATTACACCGGTGGTCTTCACGACGGAGACCGGGACCTTCGAAAAGAGCGACTTCTATGATCCGGGGATGGAGATCCCGAACATCACCGTGTACAGGACGAAAACCCTGGACACCTCCCAACTACTCAAGACGATCATCGGATTTTTCCTCCCCGGCTCCGTCGGTTCGATGAAAAAGTCCGCCGCCGTCGGGCAGTCCCGCATGTCCCGTATCTACCACAATATCTTCTCCCTGCCCGACACCCAGCTGGGATGGTGTCTCCTCTCCCGCAGAAAACTTCTGAAAATATGCAGGAAAGAGAACATTCAACTCATCATTTCAACCGCGCCGCCGTTCTCCGGCCACCTTTTGGCGTCGTACATTCGAAAGAAGACGGGCATCCCCTGGATCGCCGATTTCAGGGATCTCTGGTCAAACAGCAACCTGAACTACGCGAAATCCGGGCTCTTCGCCCGCATCGATCGCCGTCTCGAGGTATCATCGATACGAAGAAGCGACAAAATCGTGTCGGTGACCGCCCCATACGCCCGTCTGCTCTCGGATCTCCACAACAGGGACGTTACGGTCATCACCAACGGATTCGACGAGGACGATTATGCCGATACGGTCTCAAAGGACCGACGGTTCAGCATCGTCTATACCGGCATCATGTATCCGAAGTTTCGAGACCCGCACCTTCTCTTTATTGCCCTCCGGGAGCTTCTCGACGCGGAAGACCTGGAGGAGTCCGCCGTCGATATATCCTTCTACGGCAGGAGACTGGAATACGTCCATGACCTGATGGTACAATATGGGCTGGAGAAATGCGTTTCATTACATGGATATCTGCCTTCGGCGGAAATCAAGAAAAAGCAGATGGCGGCCCAGGTCCTTTTAATGATAGACTGGATGGGCGACTCCCCCGAGTCCCAGGGGGTCGGGGCCAAGATATATGAATACCTCGGCGCGGGAAGCACCATCCTGTGCCTGGGGAAATACCGGGGCGCCGTCGCGGAGATCCTCGAGGAGACCAATACCGGATTTTTCGTCACGACGGCGGGCGAGGTCAAAGAGGCGATACTCTCTTTATATCGGGACTACCGAAAGCACGGCGCGACGCCGTATGCGCCCGATGCCGAGGCCGTAAAAAAATATACATATCGGGAAGTAGCGGGACGATTCGCGGCACTGATCCACCGGATGGTGTCGGATCGATCATCAAACACACAATAG
- a CDS encoding 3-deoxy-manno-octulosonate cytidylyltransferase, whose translation MAEKRIIGIIPTRMGSSRFPGKPLEKIHGMPMVGHCFFRSKMSTLLSDVYIATCDQEIFDYSNEIGAKVVMTGSHHKRATDRTAEAVLKIEEDTGSSIDIVVMIQGDEPMIYPDMIDAVVSPLIEDSSIVISNGFAPLMNRREQDDPNEVKVVIDRQGFAMYFSREPIPSWKMGAESVPMNKQVCIIPFQRDFLLTFLDLEPTPLEIVESVDMLRAMEHGYRVKMIRMDRETYAVDTRDDLENVESLMEHDPLMKEYIKNR comes from the coding sequence ATGGCGGAAAAGAGAATTATAGGAATCATCCCGACCCGTATGGGCTCAAGCAGATTTCCGGGCAAGCCTCTTGAAAAGATTCACGGCATGCCGATGGTCGGGCATTGTTTCTTCAGATCGAAGATGAGCACTCTTTTGTCTGACGTCTACATCGCCACGTGCGATCAGGAGATTTTCGACTACTCCAATGAAATCGGGGCGAAGGTCGTCATGACGGGCAGCCATCATAAGAGGGCGACCGATCGAACCGCGGAGGCGGTGTTGAAAATCGAGGAGGACACCGGCTCGTCGATAGATATCGTGGTGATGATCCAGGGCGACGAGCCCATGATTTACCCGGATATGATCGATGCGGTCGTATCTCCCCTGATCGAGGATTCGAGCATCGTTATCTCAAACGGATTCGCGCCGCTCATGAACCGGCGGGAGCAGGATGATCCGAATGAAGTAAAGGTGGTCATAGACAGGCAGGGATTCGCCATGTACTTTTCGCGGGAGCCGATCCCCTCGTGGAAGATGGGAGCCGAAAGCGTCCCGATGAACAAGCAGGTGTGCATCATTCCCTTTCAGCGTGATTTTCTGCTGACGTTTCTCGATTTGGAGCCGACGCCGCTGGAAATCGTTGAATCCGTGGACATGCTCAGGGCGATGGAGCACGGATACAGGGTCAAGATGATTCGGATGGACAGGGAGACATACGCGGTTGATACGCGGGATGATCTGGAGAACGTCGAGTCCCTGATGGAACATGATCCGCTGATGAAAGAGTATATCAAAAACCGGTAA
- a CDS encoding NAD-dependent epimerase/dehydratase family protein encodes MGSYLVTGAAGFIGSAIARRLVTEGNEVVTIDNLSTGFLENIPEGVSFIQGNCQDPDVIEKLRKKCFDAILHIAGQSSGEISFDNPSYDLATNTESTLRLISYGLETGCTRFIYASSMSVYGTVADTAIDEKHVTYPLSFYGVGKLASEHYMRIYETMGLRPTALRYFNVYGPGQNMSNLRQGMVSIFLAQALETGNVVVKGSPDRYRDFIYIDDVVDVTLSTIANEKAVGEVFNVGTGVKTTVEKLLLLIKDGLGGDIGIEFSSGTPGDQKGIYADITKLKTVLGFTPKTVLKDGLESMIQWASKNNSNI; translated from the coding sequence ATGGGAAGCTATTTGGTTACGGGCGCCGCGGGTTTTATCGGATCCGCGATCGCGCGGCGTCTTGTCACAGAGGGAAATGAAGTTGTCACGATAGACAACCTCTCCACCGGATTCCTGGAAAATATCCCTGAGGGAGTCTCGTTTATTCAGGGGAATTGCCAAGACCCGGATGTTATTGAAAAGCTGCGGAAAAAGTGTTTTGACGCCATTCTACATATTGCCGGGCAGTCGTCCGGGGAGATCAGCTTTGATAATCCTTCGTATGACCTTGCGACAAATACGGAGTCGACGCTTCGGCTGATCTCATACGGGCTCGAGACGGGATGCACGCGCTTTATATATGCGAGCAGCATGTCGGTGTACGGCACGGTGGCGGATACCGCCATCGACGAAAAACACGTGACGTATCCCCTTTCGTTTTACGGCGTCGGAAAGCTTGCCAGCGAACACTACATGCGAATCTATGAAACAATGGGATTGAGGCCGACGGCGCTCCGTTATTTCAACGTGTATGGCCCGGGTCAGAACATGAGCAATCTTCGCCAGGGGATGGTCAGCATTTTCTTGGCCCAGGCGCTGGAGACCGGGAACGTCGTTGTGAAGGGGAGCCCGGATCGGTACCGCGATTTCATTTATATAGACGATGTCGTTGACGTAACGCTTTCGACGATTGCCAACGAAAAAGCCGTCGGCGAGGTATTCAACGTGGGTACGGGTGTCAAGACGACGGTGGAGAAGCTGTTGTTGTTGATCAAGGATGGACTGGGCGGCGATATAGGGATTGAATTCTCGTCCGGAACGCCCGGCGATCAAAAGGGCATCTATGCGGATATCACAAAGCTCAAGACTGTTTTGGGATTTACTCCGAAAACGGTTCTGAAGGACGGTCTGGAGTCAATGATACAGTGGGCTTCAAAGAACAACTCAAATATATAA
- the wecB gene encoding UDP-N-acetylglucosamine 2-epimerase (non-hydrolyzing): MILIIAGARPNFMKIAPIVWEFERRSFADYKIVHTGQHYDYEMSQAFFEDLSLGEPDFFLNVGSGTHTYQTASVMIALEEICTELNPHLIIVVGDVNSTLASSLVASKQRIPLAHVEAGLRSFDMAMPEEVNRILTDHVSDFLLVSEQSGIDNLKREGIPDDRVHFVGNIMIDSLNRILPKAHKEKPTAGEYIAATIHRPSNVDDAASLSKIIDLLSDAAKHHPVVMPAHPRTKKNLILFGLEKHFLQEPRFPESPEPGNIYLVPPIGYVGFVGMMAGAHYVITDSGGIQEETTFLGIPCVTLRENTERPATVEIGTNTVVGTDKAAFGETIKNIREGTYKTGGRPPLWDGKTSERVCDILLSAYSP; encoded by the coding sequence ATGATTCTTATTATTGCCGGCGCACGACCGAATTTCATGAAAATCGCCCCCATCGTGTGGGAGTTCGAACGGCGGTCGTTCGCCGATTATAAGATCGTCCATACCGGGCAGCATTACGACTATGAAATGAGCCAGGCCTTTTTTGAGGACCTGTCTCTCGGCGAACCGGATTTCTTTTTAAACGTCGGCTCGGGCACCCATACCTACCAAACGGCCTCGGTGATGATCGCTCTCGAGGAAATCTGCACGGAGCTCAATCCGCACCTGATTATCGTCGTGGGAGACGTCAATTCGACCCTGGCATCCTCCCTGGTGGCTTCCAAGCAGCGTATCCCGCTGGCGCACGTGGAGGCCGGGCTACGGAGCTTCGACATGGCGATGCCCGAGGAGGTCAACCGCATTCTCACCGATCACGTGAGCGATTTTCTTCTGGTCTCCGAGCAATCCGGCATCGACAACCTGAAGCGTGAGGGAATACCGGACGACCGGGTGCACTTCGTCGGGAATATCATGATCGACTCCCTCAACAGAATACTCCCCAAGGCTCACAAAGAGAAGCCGACGGCCGGAGAATACATAGCGGCCACCATCCATCGTCCGTCCAACGTCGACGACGCCGCGTCCCTTTCAAAAATCATCGACCTGCTCAGCGACGCCGCGAAACATCACCCGGTCGTCATGCCGGCCCACCCGCGGACGAAAAAAAACCTGATCCTATTTGGACTCGAAAAACACTTCCTCCAAGAGCCGCGTTTCCCCGAATCCCCCGAGCCGGGAAACATCTACCTCGTGCCGCCCATCGGGTATGTCGGTTTCGTCGGCATGATGGCCGGGGCGCACTATGTCATCACCGACAGCGGCGGCATCCAGGAGGAGACGACCTTTCTCGGGATTCCATGCGTGACGCTCAGGGAGAATACGGAGCGTCCCGCCACGGTGGAAATCGGGACGAACACCGTCGTGGGGACGGACAAGGCGGCGTTTGGAGAAACCATAAAAAACATCCGCGAGGGAACCTACAAAACGGGGGGGCGTCCGCCCCTGTGGGACGGGAAAACCAGCGAGAGGGTATGTGATATTCTCCTCTCCGCATATTCCCCATAA
- a CDS encoding glycosyltransferase, which produces MSKKSILYIKLSDSPFITEDENILKDAFEVNSFTLKTAPRPAYAVSLLKMTLWLLCNIRHAHAVYAFFVSWYLIIPALLCRIAGVPLALSIGGFDANWLPALAYGVYHKRISRSLCGFVYRSASLIIPVHASLVRVENRYSEYNTVKEGILNLFDGIRGRIVVIPSGFDTDFWSPGDTEKERVVLTVGNIKTGLNYELKAMADFVEAARRIPEYQFVHIGDYDPHLFDQLVAEPPGNLTLLGFVNHEELLSQLRRSKVYTQLSVSEGLPNSLIQAMLCGCIPVGSAVNGIPDIIGDAGFVVERRDAVAVKTAIRDAMNSALAPRARERAANRYAIAIRRNELVRVFGELTSPPDGTRLHSKKS; this is translated from the coding sequence ATGTCAAAAAAAAGTATTCTGTATATAAAATTATCGGACTCCCCCTTCATCACCGAGGACGAAAACATCCTCAAAGACGCATTCGAGGTAAACTCCTTTACCCTCAAAACGGCCCCCCGCCCTGCGTATGCCGTCAGTCTTTTAAAGATGACGCTCTGGCTGCTTTGTAACATCAGACACGCGCACGCCGTCTACGCCTTTTTCGTGAGCTGGTATTTGATCATCCCGGCTTTGTTGTGTCGAATCGCCGGGGTGCCCCTCGCGTTGAGTATCGGCGGTTTCGACGCCAATTGGCTGCCGGCATTGGCGTACGGCGTCTATCATAAGAGGATTTCCCGCTCCCTGTGCGGTTTCGTCTACCGTTCCGCCTCCCTCATCATACCCGTCCATGCGTCGTTGGTACGAGTGGAAAACAGATACAGCGAATACAATACCGTGAAAGAAGGCATCCTGAACCTTTTTGACGGCATCAGGGGGCGCATAGTCGTCATCCCGTCCGGATTTGATACGGACTTCTGGTCGCCCGGCGATACGGAAAAGGAGCGTGTCGTTCTCACCGTCGGGAATATAAAGACCGGGTTGAATTACGAGCTGAAGGCCATGGCGGACTTCGTCGAAGCCGCCCGCAGGATCCCCGAATATCAATTCGTTCACATCGGGGATTACGATCCGCACCTCTTCGATCAACTGGTCGCGGAGCCGCCGGGCAACCTGACGCTCCTCGGTTTTGTGAATCACGAAGAGCTCCTGTCGCAGCTCAGGCGATCGAAGGTATATACGCAGCTTTCGGTGAGCGAAGGCCTGCCGAATTCGCTCATTCAGGCGATGCTCTGCGGCTGTATCCCGGTGGGGAGCGCGGTCAACGGCATCCCGGATATCATCGGAGACGCCGGTTTCGTCGTCGAAAGAAGGGATGCGGTTGCCGTCAAAACGGCGATCAGGGATGCGATGAACTCCGCCCTCGCCCCGAGGGCCAGGGAGCGGGCCGCAAATCGGTATGCGATTGCCATCCGACGAAACGAGCTGGTGCGCGTCTTCGGTGAGCTCACCTCCCCACCCGACGGAACCCGCCTTCATTCAAAAAAGAGTTGA
- a CDS encoding class I SAM-dependent methyltransferase has protein sequence MIYLYPVPSEKEEDRFYLEDFEGFMSERSGGDKDWSAPDRHFKANRAEVARRMKVLGEYVKPGGTLLEIGCSSGFMLDEMKKRGMDVYGIEPSKVYGEYTRALGIEVFNDFEGLVASKKDQFDLIIHYYVLEHIRNPVMFLEDVAKLGKKGGKMIFEVPSATEPLIETYNIDAFDKFYWSVVHHWYFTPDSLRRVLSQLNRPFELLPEQRYDLSNHMTWMHHGKPGGLGKYSEIFGEDLDGIYRERLKELWRCDTIIAVIDL, from the coding sequence ATGATATATTTGTATCCGGTGCCCTCGGAGAAGGAGGAGGATCGCTTTTATCTGGAAGATTTTGAAGGATTTATGAGCGAACGGTCCGGCGGTGATAAGGACTGGTCCGCCCCCGACAGGCATTTCAAGGCGAATCGTGCTGAAGTCGCGCGGCGCATGAAAGTGCTCGGTGAATATGTGAAGCCGGGCGGGACGCTCCTCGAAATAGGGTGTTCCAGCGGATTCATGCTCGACGAGATGAAGAAAAGGGGTATGGACGTATACGGTATCGAGCCCTCGAAAGTATACGGGGAGTATACCCGCGCCCTCGGCATAGAGGTTTTTAATGACTTTGAAGGTCTCGTCGCCTCAAAAAAAGATCAATTCGACCTGATAATCCACTACTATGTTCTCGAACATATCAGAAATCCGGTCATGTTTCTTGAGGATGTCGCAAAGCTGGGGAAAAAGGGCGGGAAGATGATTTTCGAGGTGCCGTCCGCGACCGAGCCGTTGATCGAAACGTATAACATCGACGCATTCGACAAGTTCTACTGGTCCGTCGTTCACCACTGGTACTTCACTCCGGACAGCCTGCGGCGGGTGTTGTCACAATTGAACAGGCCGTTTGAGCTGCTTCCGGAGCAGAGATATGATCTGTCGAATCACATGACATGGATGCACCATGGGAAGCCGGGGGGACTGGGGAAGTACTCGGAGATCTTCGGGGAGGATTTGGACGGGATCTACAGGGAGCGGCTGAAGGAATTGTGGCGTTGCGATACGATAATCGCCGTTATCGACCTGTAG
- a CDS encoding class I SAM-dependent methyltransferase, whose translation MKEKDIRPDDLFKEYLELAVKDSTDFFSDDDFVHVTCPACGGKERAGEFEKHAFTYVHCRECRTLYVSPRPSRSPLMRYYGSAPSSLFWTKFYRNMWDARREKIFVPRAKMVHDMCSEYAGDCSNVYDIGGGHGIMCDEMRKLSPHASFVVIEPSHGLAEMARENGLFVVEKFMEDVVPQDMPNRADGYAVAMCFEILEHLFDPLTFLRAVRAVLSSGDIFVVTFLNNLGFDLSLLWEESDSIHPPQHVTIFNIESLPLLLERAGFTVLSMTTPGKLDVELVNKKKEKVKDPFLRYMMRTLDEAAMGELQRFLSSNLLSSFSMCMAQVA comes from the coding sequence ATGAAGGAAAAGGATATACGTCCCGACGATTTGTTCAAGGAATACCTGGAACTCGCGGTCAAGGACAGCACGGATTTTTTTTCGGATGATGATTTCGTGCATGTCACCTGTCCCGCATGCGGCGGCAAGGAGAGGGCGGGAGAATTCGAGAAACACGCATTTACGTATGTGCACTGTCGGGAGTGTCGCACCCTCTATGTGTCTCCCCGGCCGTCGAGAAGCCCCCTCATGCGGTATTACGGCAGCGCCCCGTCCAGTCTTTTTTGGACGAAATTCTATCGGAACATGTGGGATGCCAGGAGGGAGAAAATTTTCGTCCCCAGAGCGAAAATGGTTCATGACATGTGTTCTGAATATGCGGGTGACTGTTCGAACGTGTACGACATCGGCGGCGGACACGGCATCATGTGCGATGAAATGAGAAAGCTCTCTCCGCATGCGTCGTTCGTCGTCATTGAACCGTCCCACGGGCTGGCGGAGATGGCGCGGGAAAACGGGTTGTTCGTCGTCGAGAAATTTATGGAAGACGTCGTCCCGCAGGACATGCCGAATCGCGCCGACGGCTATGCCGTGGCGATGTGTTTCGAGATATTGGAACACCTGTTCGACCCGTTGACGTTCCTCAGGGCGGTTCGCGCCGTGCTTTCTTCGGGCGATATCTTTGTTGTGACGTTTTTGAACAATCTCGGTTTCGATCTTTCCCTCCTCTGGGAGGAGTCCGACAGCATTCATCCTCCCCAGCATGTCACGATTTTCAATATCGAATCGCTCCCGCTGCTGCTTGAGCGCGCCGGCTTCACCGTGCTCTCGATGACCACGCCGGGAAAGCTCGATGTGGAGCTGGTAAATAAAAAGAAAGAGAAGGTGAAGGACCCGTTCCTTCGATACATGATGCGCACGCTTGACGAGGCGGCCATGGGCGAGCTGCAGCGATTTTTGTCGAGCAACCTGCTGAGCTCATTCAGCATGTGCATGGCGCAGGTTGCGTGA
- the asnB gene encoding asparagine synthase (glutamine-hydrolyzing), with protein MCGITLTYNFSGKPIDPQALVRMTDALAHRGPNDEGFVFFDPFGNARAVKNPRELSGDTTEYILGMGHRRLSILDLSPLGHQPMSTEDRSLWIIHNGEIYNYQSIRDELRGKGHRFRSDCDTEVILAAYREWGESCVRRFNGMWAFILYDVERKRLFISRDRFGIKPLYYAEQDGCLLFASEIKGLLAAGIPRDVNDGIVFDYLTRGYNDHTDETFFTHIHSFPARHTAVVGVDGKAAYKRYWHIDPESLARDPVDDVNNTTEEFRDILEDSIRLRLISDVPVGTCLSGGLDSSSIVAIISRILAAKAGGDARLSNALGPKQRTFSSCYHDDEADESRFSKIAADFAGAQRYIVHPTGDELWRDIEHFITVQDEPFASTSMYAQYRVMGLVKETDVTVLLDGQGSDEILAGYPGYRGRWLAQLVSSGRLSSAWRELAGEGIGAGERSIAIQGMLFHLLPLSGLRESTASDTLGLNKDFVNTYARRNPALSRMGSVKNLENQLRLDTFQRSIPALLRYEDRSSMAFSLESRVPFLDYRLVERAFALPNELKINDGYTKWILRNAMRDILPGEITWRKDKKGFTTPERAWLLGGTDILNGAIYAHDSLESYLDIGASRRSLQKFLSTGDGDVKRIWRWVNLSLWLRSLSR; from the coding sequence ATGTGCGGCATCACCCTCACGTATAATTTTTCCGGGAAGCCGATCGACCCACAGGCCCTCGTTCGCATGACGGACGCCCTGGCCCACCGGGGCCCGAACGACGAGGGGTTCGTGTTCTTCGACCCATTTGGGAACGCCCGCGCCGTGAAAAATCCACGGGAGCTTTCCGGAGACACGACCGAATATATCCTGGGCATGGGCCACCGGCGGCTGTCCATACTGGACCTCTCTCCTTTGGGCCACCAGCCCATGTCCACAGAAGACAGATCGCTCTGGATTATCCACAATGGAGAAATATACAACTACCAGTCGATTCGAGACGAGCTGAGGGGCAAGGGGCACCGATTTCGATCGGATTGCGATACAGAGGTGATCCTGGCCGCATACCGTGAGTGGGGGGAGAGCTGTGTGCGGCGATTCAACGGCATGTGGGCGTTCATCCTGTATGACGTCGAGCGAAAACGCCTCTTCATCTCCCGGGACCGATTCGGCATCAAGCCGCTCTATTATGCTGAGCAGGACGGCTGCCTCCTTTTCGCCTCGGAGATCAAGGGGCTTCTGGCGGCGGGAATCCCCCGGGACGTCAACGACGGCATCGTCTTCGATTACCTCACCCGGGGATACAACGATCATACCGACGAGACCTTTTTCACACACATTCACTCATTCCCCGCCAGGCATACCGCCGTCGTCGGCGTCGACGGGAAAGCGGCATATAAAAGATACTGGCATATCGATCCCGAATCACTTGCGCGGGACCCCGTCGACGACGTCAACAATACGACCGAAGAGTTTCGGGATATCCTTGAGGACAGCATCAGGCTTCGGCTCATCAGCGACGTGCCCGTGGGGACGTGCCTTTCCGGCGGGCTCGATTCGTCCTCCATCGTGGCGATCATCAGCAGAATTCTCGCGGCCAAAGCAGGGGGCGACGCCCGCCTCTCCAACGCCCTGGGGCCAAAGCAGCGGACGTTCTCGTCCTGCTACCACGACGACGAAGCCGACGAGAGCCGCTTTTCCAAGATCGCGGCGGACTTCGCCGGGGCCCAGAGATACATCGTCCATCCGACGGGCGACGAGCTCTGGCGGGATATCGAGCATTTCATCACGGTCCAGGACGAACCCTTCGCCAGCACGAGCATGTACGCCCAGTACCGGGTCATGGGGTTGGTGAAAGAAACCGATGTGACGGTGCTCCTGGACGGACAGGGATCGGACGAGATCCTCGCCGGATATCCCGGATACCGCGGAAGATGGCTCGCCCAGCTCGTCTCATCCGGGCGTCTCTCATCCGCCTGGAGGGAGCTTGCGGGCGAAGGAATTGGGGCGGGAGAGCGATCGATCGCGATACAGGGCATGCTGTTTCACCTGCTGCCCCTCTCAGGGCTTCGCGAATCCACCGCTTCGGACACTCTCGGCCTCAACAAAGATTTTGTGAACACGTATGCCCGAAGAAATCCCGCCCTCAGCCGGATGGGGAGCGTGAAAAACCTTGAGAATCAATTGCGGTTGGACACCTTTCAGAGAAGCATCCCGGCCCTGCTCCGGTATGAGGACCGCAGCTCCATGGCGTTCTCCCTGGAATCCCGGGTCCCCTTCCTCGATTACCGGCTGGTGGAGCGCGCCTTCGCGCTGCCGAATGAGCTGAAGATCAACGACGGATATACGAAGTGGATTCTCAGAAACGCCATGAGGGACATTCTTCCCGGGGAGATCACCTGGCGAAAGGACAAAAAGGGGTTCACCACCCCGGAGCGCGCATGGCTGCTCGGGGGCACCGATATCCTGAACGGCGCGATATACGCCCACGACTCTCTTGAAAGCTATCTCGACATCGGCGCGTCACGGAGATCTCTTCAGAAATTTCTCTCGACCGGCGACGGGGACGTAAAGAGAATCTGGCGATGGGTGAACTTGTCTCTGTGGTTGCGTTCACTCTCCCGCTGA
- a CDS encoding acyltransferase — MRFFIQELKHAAKFALAFFPGGTGERLRSAYIKRKSRTCGGGIRIGIGVEITGIENIEFGENVSIMKYSSLYAHDGEIILGSNISINANVTIGAADGGKIVLGDDVIIGQNTVLRASDHEHRSIDVPIKMQGHAGGTITVSEGVWISANCVVTRDVDIGKHSIIAAGAVVTKDVVPYALYGGVPARKITMRKK, encoded by the coding sequence GTGAGATTTTTTATCCAGGAACTGAAACATGCGGCGAAATTCGCCCTCGCTTTCTTCCCGGGCGGGACCGGCGAGAGGCTGAGGTCCGCATATATCAAGAGAAAATCGAGAACGTGCGGCGGGGGGATCAGGATCGGGATCGGCGTGGAGATAACGGGCATAGAGAATATCGAATTCGGTGAGAACGTCTCGATCATGAAGTATTCGTCGCTCTACGCCCATGACGGAGAAATCATCCTCGGCAGCAACATCAGCATAAATGCAAACGTGACGATCGGGGCGGCGGACGGCGGAAAAATCGTCCTGGGCGACGATGTCATCATCGGCCAGAACACGGTTTTAAGGGCCAGCGATCATGAACACCGCAGCATCGACGTTCCCATAAAAATGCAGGGGCATGCCGGGGGGACGATCACCGTTTCGGAGGGGGTGTGGATCTCCGCGAATTGTGTTGTCACGAGGGATGTCGACATCGGAAAACATTCCATTATCGCGGCGGGGGCGGTCGTCACGAAAGATGTCGTCCCCTATGCGCTGTATGGTGGAGTTCCGGCCCGGAAGATAACAATGAGAAAGAAGTGA